A DNA window from Massilia putida contains the following coding sequences:
- a CDS encoding putative bifunctional diguanylate cyclase/phosphodiesterase: MHENPPCIEAADGVPDDAQRRFDELLAHLPAGVVMHDATGRIVAANCQALAMLGRSAPQVLNARADDALWHFVRADGTRMPASEYPVNAVLRTGTRVSDLVVGVVHPAEDSVRWAICNAYPERDEHGALHRVVVCFTDCTALKAAEQSLHKSEERMRLALQGSTDAPWDWDLVTGEIYYSARYWEMLGYVADHMDADPQAWIRMMHPEDRARVVAFIDELLPGPRQAYSVEFRLRHHDGHYVPVLSRGFILRDGTGKAVRLSGTNTDLTERKQSEHRIHELAYFDQLTGLPNRRFLIDELGQILARNGRAGRHGALLFLDLDNFKLLNDTMGHDVGDLLLREVARRLRRVLREGDHLARLGGDEFVIVLENLGLTAAEATAEVHAVGRKILEVLGEPVELAGRQCASSPSIGATLFDGHPTDIDTLLRQADLAMYRAKEEGRNTLRFFDPGMQAAVDRQAALSAALRAGIARRQFVLYCQPQFGHDGSLVGAEALVRWQRSADDLVAPGEFIGVAESGGLIAALGLDVLEQGCHALARWAREPSLAMLKLAVNVSVHQLRDPEFPRAVATLLAATGAPADRLTLELTESVFARNPADLVERMQQLRALGIHFALDDFGTGYSSLAYLARFPLAALKIDRSFVQDVDRDPNASSIVEAIIALARKLHLATIAEGVELVGQQAFLTAHGCDVMQGYLLGRPVALDEFERHYGRPDATALSGQALGRSE; encoded by the coding sequence ATGCACGAGAACCCGCCATGCATTGAAGCCGCTGACGGCGTCCCGGACGACGCCCAACGGCGCTTCGACGAGCTGCTCGCCCACCTGCCGGCCGGGGTCGTGATGCACGACGCCACCGGGCGGATCGTGGCGGCCAATTGCCAGGCGCTGGCAATGCTCGGACGCAGCGCCCCCCAGGTCCTGAATGCGCGGGCCGACGACGCGCTCTGGCACTTCGTGCGGGCGGACGGCACCCGCATGCCGGCCTCCGAGTATCCCGTGAACGCCGTGCTGCGCACGGGAACCAGGGTCTCCGACCTCGTCGTCGGCGTGGTCCACCCTGCCGAAGACAGCGTGCGCTGGGCGATCTGCAATGCCTATCCGGAGCGCGACGAGCATGGCGCGCTGCATCGCGTGGTCGTCTGCTTCACGGACTGCACGGCCCTCAAGGCCGCCGAACAGTCGCTGCATAAATCCGAGGAACGCATGCGCCTCGCGCTGCAGGGGTCGACCGATGCGCCGTGGGACTGGGACCTCGTCACCGGTGAAATCTATTATTCCGCGCGCTATTGGGAAATGCTCGGCTATGTCGCGGACCACATGGATGCCGATCCGCAGGCCTGGATCCGCATGATGCACCCGGAGGACCGCGCGCGCGTCGTCGCCTTCATCGACGAGCTGCTGCCGGGCCCTCGCCAGGCCTACAGCGTCGAATTCCGGCTGCGCCACCACGACGGCCATTACGTCCCGGTCCTGAGCCGCGGTTTCATCCTGCGCGACGGCACCGGCAAGGCGGTACGGCTGTCCGGCACGAATACCGACCTCACGGAGCGCAAGCAATCCGAGCACCGCATCCACGAGCTGGCATATTTCGACCAGTTGACGGGCCTGCCGAACCGGCGCTTCCTGATCGACGAACTGGGGCAGATCCTCGCGCGCAACGGCCGCGCGGGCCGCCACGGCGCCCTGCTGTTCCTCGACCTCGACAACTTCAAGCTGCTGAACGACACGATGGGCCACGACGTGGGCGACCTGCTGCTGCGCGAAGTGGCGCGGCGGCTGCGCCGGGTGCTGCGCGAAGGCGACCACCTGGCGCGCCTGGGCGGCGACGAATTCGTGATCGTGCTGGAAAACCTGGGCCTCACGGCGGCCGAGGCGACGGCCGAAGTCCACGCCGTGGGCCGCAAGATCCTCGAGGTGCTGGGCGAACCGGTCGAGCTGGCCGGCCGGCAGTGCGCCAGCAGCCCGAGCATCGGCGCCACGCTGTTCGACGGCCACCCCACCGACATCGACACCCTGCTGCGCCAGGCCGACCTCGCGATGTACCGCGCCAAGGAAGAAGGCCGCAACACGCTGCGCTTCTTCGATCCCGGCATGCAGGCGGCGGTGGACCGCCAGGCCGCGCTGTCGGCCGCGCTGCGCGCGGGCATCGCGCGGCGCCAGTTCGTGCTGTATTGCCAGCCGCAGTTCGGGCACGACGGCAGTCTCGTGGGCGCGGAAGCGCTCGTGCGCTGGCAGCGCAGCGCGGACGACCTGGTCGCGCCCGGAGAATTCATCGGCGTGGCCGAATCCGGCGGCCTGATCGCGGCGCTCGGCCTGGACGTGCTGGAGCAAGGCTGCCACGCGCTCGCGCGCTGGGCGCGCGAACCCAGCCTCGCCATGCTCAAGCTGGCCGTGAACGTCAGCGTGCACCAGCTGCGCGATCCGGAATTCCCGCGCGCCGTCGCCACCCTGCTGGCCGCGACGGGCGCGCCGGCCGACCGCCTCACGCTGGAGCTGACGGAGAGCGTCTTCGCGCGCAACCCGGCCGATCTCGTCGAGCGCATGCAGCAGCTGCGCGCGCTCGGCATCCACTTCGCGCTGGACGATTTCGGCACGGGATATTCGTCGCTGGCCTATCTGGCCCGCTTTCCGCTCGCGGCGCTCAAGATCGACCGCTCGTTCGTGCAGGACGTCGACCGCGACCCGAACGCGTCGTCGATCGTGGAAGCCATCATCGCGCTGGCGCGCAAGCTGCACCTGGCGACGATCGCCGAGGGCGTGGAACTGGTTGGGCAGCAGGCCTTCCTGACAGCGCACGGCTGCGACGTCATGCAGGGCTACCTGCTGGGACGGCCGGTGGCGCTGGACGAATTCGAACGGCACTACGGCCGCCCGGACGCGACGGCGTTGTCAGGTCAGGCCCTGGGGCGTTCGGAATAA
- a CDS encoding sensor histidine kinase, whose protein sequence is MLNPLKLLRRLMPRALGAWLALAFIALSIVLTLVLTSVIERKSSEQVQTNIGHGLAELAMQTSDKLERGMFERYREVSLLARRPVLAEGQPHARRRATLDGIQNTLGYYSWIGLAGLDGTVQVSAQGLLEGADVSKRPWFRNALRGIHAGDVHEAMLLARYLPRQTEPWRFVDVAFPYVDEQGVTRGVLGAHLSWQWARDVERSVMAGIAARRQVEALIVDTDGNVLLGPADVVGKRLTLPSLKAAHAQRHGGYVVETWPDGRAYLVGYQLGHGYGEYPGLGWTVLVRQNADDAFAPVRRLREYGLASGVLLAVLFSLAGVALARRITRPLGDLADAAQRIRAGETARIEVKRGGYAEVRALATTLNALVANLVRRRRALEDLNANLEERVARRTRELEQALASVRANEQRIATIIETAQDAFVGIDMRGRICDWNSAAEKMLGWSRDEALGCIVSDLVMPERFRARSRDLLTHFRETGELEILGRRVERILVTRDGVEIPVEMTLGLAGTGDGLFFSAFVHDISARKEVERMKDEFVATVSHELRTPLTAISASLALLADGMAGALPPDAQGLVDVANASSGRLVRLIGDVLDIQKMDAGGMAFEREVQPLLPLAEDAVAAMQSFASRCGIELSCVAAPGAEAARVDVDRDRLAQVLTNLLSNAIKFSGPGSKVRAQVEARGDAARLAVADEGAGIPEAFRERVFQRFAQADGADSRRQGGTGLGLSICKTIVEELGGNIWFDSAEGIGTTFYVELPLAA, encoded by the coding sequence ATGTTGAATCCCCTGAAATTGTTGCGCCGCCTGATGCCGCGCGCCCTCGGCGCCTGGCTGGCGCTGGCGTTCATCGCGCTGTCGATCGTCCTCACGCTGGTCCTCACGTCCGTCATCGAACGCAAGTCGTCGGAACAGGTCCAGACGAACATCGGCCACGGCCTGGCCGAGCTGGCGATGCAGACGTCGGACAAGCTGGAGCGCGGCATGTTCGAACGTTACCGCGAAGTGAGCCTGCTGGCCCGGCGTCCCGTGCTGGCCGAGGGCCAGCCGCATGCGCGCCGCCGCGCGACCTTGGACGGCATCCAGAACACCCTCGGCTACTACAGCTGGATCGGCCTGGCGGGCCTGGACGGCACGGTGCAGGTCTCGGCCCAGGGCTTGCTGGAAGGGGCGGACGTGTCGAAGCGCCCCTGGTTCCGCAACGCCCTGCGCGGCATCCATGCGGGCGACGTGCACGAGGCCATGCTGCTGGCGCGCTACCTGCCCAGGCAGACGGAACCCTGGCGCTTCGTCGACGTCGCCTTCCCGTACGTCGACGAGCAGGGCGTCACGCGCGGCGTGCTGGGCGCGCACCTGTCCTGGCAATGGGCGCGCGACGTCGAGCGGTCCGTGATGGCCGGCATCGCCGCGCGGCGCCAGGTCGAGGCCCTGATCGTCGACACGGACGGCAACGTCCTGCTCGGGCCGGCGGACGTGGTCGGCAAGCGCCTGACCCTGCCGAGCCTGAAGGCCGCACACGCGCAGCGCCATGGCGGCTACGTCGTCGAGACGTGGCCGGACGGCCGCGCCTACCTCGTCGGCTACCAGCTTGGCCACGGCTACGGCGAGTACCCGGGCCTGGGCTGGACCGTCCTCGTGCGCCAGAACGCCGACGACGCGTTCGCGCCCGTGCGCCGCCTGCGCGAATACGGCCTGGCCAGCGGCGTGCTGCTGGCCGTGCTGTTCTCGCTGGCCGGCGTGGCGCTGGCGCGCCGCATCACGCGGCCGCTGGGCGACCTGGCCGATGCCGCGCAGCGGATCCGCGCGGGGGAGACGGCCCGGATCGAAGTCAAGCGGGGCGGCTATGCCGAGGTGCGCGCGCTGGCGACGACCCTCAACGCGCTCGTGGCGAACCTCGTGCGCCGTCGGCGCGCGCTGGAAGACCTGAACGCGAATCTCGAAGAACGCGTCGCCCGCCGCACGCGCGAGCTGGAACAGGCGCTGGCCAGCGTGCGCGCCAACGAGCAGCGCATCGCCACCATCATCGAGACGGCGCAGGATGCCTTCGTCGGCATCGACATGCGCGGCCGCATCTGCGACTGGAACTCGGCGGCCGAGAAGATGCTCGGCTGGTCGCGCGACGAAGCGTTGGGCTGCATCGTGTCGGACCTCGTGATGCCGGAACGCTTCCGCGCCCGCTCGCGCGATCTGCTGACCCACTTCCGCGAGACGGGCGAGCTGGAGATCCTGGGCCGGCGCGTCGAACGCATCCTGGTGACGCGCGACGGCGTCGAGATTCCCGTCGAGATGACCTTGGGCCTGGCCGGCACCGGCGACGGCCTGTTCTTTTCCGCCTTCGTGCACGACATCTCGGCGCGCAAGGAAGTCGAGCGCATGAAGGATGAATTCGTGGCGACCGTGTCGCACGAACTGCGCACGCCGCTGACGGCGATTTCCGCGTCGCTGGCGCTGCTGGCCGACGGCATGGCCGGCGCGCTGCCGCCCGACGCGCAAGGCCTCGTCGACGTGGCCAACGCCAGCTCGGGACGGCTCGTGCGCCTGATCGGCGACGTGCTCGACATCCAGAAGATGGACGCCGGCGGCATGGCATTCGAACGCGAGGTGCAGCCGCTGCTGCCGCTGGCGGAAGATGCCGTGGCGGCGATGCAAAGCTTCGCGAGCCGCTGCGGCATCGAGCTGTCGTGCGTGGCCGCGCCCGGCGCGGAAGCGGCCCGCGTGGACGTCGACCGCGACCGCCTGGCCCAGGTGCTGACCAATCTGCTGTCGAACGCGATCAAGTTTTCCGGGCCGGGGTCGAAGGTGCGCGCGCAGGTCGAGGCGCGCGGCGATGCCGCGCGGCTGGCCGTGGCCGACGAGGGCGCGGGCATTCCGGAAGCGTTCCGCGAGCGCGTGTTCCAGCGCTTCGCCCAGGCCGACGGCGCCGATTCGCGCCGCCAGGGCGGCACCGGCCTCGGTCTGTCGATCTGCAAGACGATCGTCGAGGAGCTGGGCGGGAATATCTGGTTCGACAGTGCCGAGGGCATCGGCACCACGTTCTACGTCGAGCTGCCGCTGGCGGCTTGA
- the ribA gene encoding GTP cyclohydrolase II translates to MQDNAPAPSNLVDYVTSCTLPTPWAQFTLHAFIEHATGKEHLAMTLGDLSTGDAPLARIHSECLTGDVMFSQRCDCGAQLESALRRIADEGRGILLYLRQEGRGIGLVNKIRAYRLQEAGADTVEANLQLGFHADARNYELVLPMLEQFGIEAVRLMTNNPRKIDALGKLGIKVAERVPLLVNRNAYNDNYLNTKQAKLGHMMTPATEAALDSEA, encoded by the coding sequence ATGCAAGACAATGCCCCCGCGCCTTCCAACCTCGTCGACTACGTCACGTCGTGCACCCTGCCGACGCCGTGGGCGCAGTTCACCCTGCATGCGTTCATCGAGCATGCGACCGGCAAGGAGCATCTGGCGATGACGCTGGGCGACCTGTCGACGGGCGACGCCCCGTTGGCGCGCATCCACTCGGAATGCCTGACGGGCGACGTGATGTTCTCGCAGCGCTGCGACTGCGGCGCCCAGCTGGAATCGGCCCTGCGCCGCATCGCCGACGAAGGCCGCGGCATCCTGCTGTACCTGCGCCAGGAAGGCCGCGGCATCGGCCTCGTGAATAAAATCCGCGCCTACCGCCTGCAGGAAGCGGGCGCCGACACGGTCGAGGCCAACCTGCAGCTGGGCTTCCACGCCGATGCGCGCAACTATGAACTGGTGCTGCCGATGCTGGAACAGTTCGGCATCGAGGCCGTGCGCCTGATGACGAACAACCCGCGCAAGATCGACGCCCTGGGCAAATTGGGCATCAAGGTCGCCGAGCGCGTGCCGCTGCTCGTCAACCGCAACGCCTACAACGACAACTACCTCAACACCAAGCAGGCCAAGCTGGGGCACATGATGACCCCGGCCACCGAAGCCGCGCTCGACAGCGAAGCATAA
- a CDS encoding S1 family peptidase, translating into MRFPPATLAVIILGAAASIAVAAAGRGNASGTAGQRAKPPQPPLVIPPATPPATTPPAPGPGETDETTALPPPSSAAQNLYSAAKADLLQIRMLLRNGRSQSSVGSGFLVGTGNLVLTNYHVVSQMALDPEVYVGEYVDTDGKSGPVELLAVDVLHDLAVVRVNRNGTGFFQVPDKPVKLVQGQYLYSLGNPLDLGFAISEGSYNGVVTRSFYEQLIFTGPINSGMSGGPSVTAAGVVAGVNVSKRLDGELVSFLVPVRYAQELLAKAAAQPHPPNNFNPLIGQQLLAHQRALIDRLLAEPLSMRTMGPYQVPVRESQQLRCWGRSNFRAEAEYTLDAVSCAMEAAVYVSDTQQTGHVSMTHQVLRTSSLHPLQFAVLATSRFSVDRIGSGRDTRLTRPACAEMFVHTASLPVRAVTCVRAYRKFAGLYNFTLLAASTDDPHASLQSRLDLAGVSYDNGLRATRAFLAALGRSHVK; encoded by the coding sequence ATGCGCTTCCCGCCCGCCACCCTTGCCGTCATCATCCTCGGCGCCGCCGCGTCGATCGCCGTTGCCGCCGCAGGCAGGGGAAATGCGTCCGGCACGGCGGGCCAGCGGGCCAAACCGCCGCAGCCGCCCCTCGTGATCCCGCCGGCCACGCCGCCCGCCACGACGCCGCCCGCCCCCGGCCCCGGCGAGACGGACGAGACGACCGCCCTCCCCCCGCCCTCCAGCGCCGCGCAAAACCTGTACTCCGCCGCGAAGGCCGACCTGCTGCAGATCCGCATGCTGCTGAGAAATGGCCGCAGCCAGTCCAGCGTGGGTTCCGGCTTCCTCGTCGGGACCGGCAACCTCGTGCTGACCAATTACCACGTCGTGTCGCAGATGGCGCTCGATCCCGAGGTCTATGTCGGCGAATACGTCGACACGGACGGCAAGAGCGGGCCCGTCGAACTGCTCGCCGTCGACGTGCTGCACGACCTGGCCGTCGTGCGCGTGAACCGCAACGGCACGGGCTTTTTTCAGGTGCCCGATAAACCCGTGAAACTCGTGCAGGGCCAGTACCTGTATTCGCTCGGCAACCCGCTCGACCTCGGCTTCGCCATCTCGGAGGGTTCGTACAACGGCGTCGTCACGCGCAGCTTTTACGAGCAACTGATTTTTACGGGCCCCATCAACTCGGGGATGAGCGGCGGCCCCAGCGTGACGGCGGCCGGCGTCGTCGCGGGCGTGAACGTGTCCAAGCGCCTCGACGGCGAACTGGTCAGCTTCCTCGTGCCCGTCAGATACGCGCAGGAATTGCTCGCCAAGGCGGCCGCGCAGCCGCATCCGCCCAACAACTTCAATCCGCTGATCGGCCAGCAGCTGCTCGCGCACCAGCGCGCGCTGATCGACCGCCTGCTGGCCGAACCGCTGTCGATGCGGACGATGGGACCGTACCAGGTGCCCGTGCGCGAATCGCAGCAGCTGCGCTGCTGGGGGCGCTCGAACTTCCGCGCGGAGGCCGAGTACACGCTTGACGCCGTCAGCTGCGCGATGGAGGCAGCGGTCTATGTGTCGGACACGCAGCAGACCGGCCACGTGTCGATGACGCACCAGGTCCTGCGCACGAGCTCCCTCCATCCGCTGCAGTTCGCCGTGCTGGCCACGAGCCGCTTCAGCGTCGACCGCATCGGCAGCGGCCGCGACACGCGCCTCACGCGCCCCGCCTGCGCCGAGATGTTCGTGCACACGGCGAGCCTGCCCGTGCGCGCCGTGACGTGCGTGCGCGCCTACCGCAAGTTCGCCGGCCTGTACAACTTCACGCTGCTGGCCGCCAGCACGGACGATCCGCACGCCAGCCTGCAGAGCCGCCTGGACCTGGCGGGCGTCTCGTACGACAACGGACTGCGCGCCACCCGCGCGTTCCTCGCGGCGCTCGGGCGCAGCCACGTGAAATGA
- a CDS encoding FHA domain-containing protein, with amino-acid sequence MNGPWFVELLARNGDVLQRQCVDTLPIRIGRGYDNDVILDDDYAAAAHAVVEPDATGQLLLRDLGTRNGIVVAGRRQQHAVLSGDTVVRIGHTPLRVRAADFPVAPELVDRTFHRWEGVPPGAVGLLLAGAVALLARWLGDAEYFQWARYAEALACGLAAALLWGGAWAFANRLFGRHARLGRHLFVFGCGALAVASYALLGSTLAYAFSAEGFTHYASPVAALLLAGVVYFHLTTIRPQNRVRYRWVCAGLAVLCSSLILAGNVQRTGRLSDELYMSVLLPPAVRLSPDHGVDEFMRDVEAMKGPLDRSRGRKPGDDEINK; translated from the coding sequence ATGAACGGGCCCTGGTTCGTCGAACTGCTGGCCCGCAACGGCGACGTGCTGCAGCGCCAGTGCGTCGACACGCTCCCCATCCGCATCGGACGCGGCTACGACAACGACGTGATCCTCGACGACGACTACGCGGCCGCCGCGCATGCCGTCGTCGAACCCGATGCGACCGGGCAACTGCTGCTGCGCGATCTCGGCACCCGCAACGGCATCGTCGTGGCCGGCCGCCGGCAACAGCATGCCGTCCTGTCGGGCGACACCGTCGTGCGCATCGGCCACACGCCGCTGCGCGTGCGGGCGGCCGATTTCCCCGTCGCGCCGGAACTCGTCGACCGCACGTTCCACCGCTGGGAAGGCGTGCCGCCGGGCGCGGTGGGCCTGCTGCTTGCAGGCGCCGTCGCGCTGCTGGCGCGCTGGCTCGGCGACGCGGAATATTTCCAATGGGCGCGCTACGCCGAGGCCCTTGCCTGCGGGCTCGCGGCGGCCCTGCTGTGGGGCGGCGCGTGGGCGTTCGCGAACCGGCTGTTCGGCCGCCACGCGCGCCTGGGCCGCCACCTGTTCGTGTTCGGCTGCGGCGCGCTGGCCGTCGCCAGCTATGCCCTGCTGGGCAGCACGCTCGCGTATGCGTTCTCGGCCGAGGGCTTTACCCACTACGCGTCGCCGGTGGCGGCGCTGCTGCTGGCCGGCGTGGTCTATTTTCACTTGACCACGATCCGGCCGCAGAACCGGGTGCGCTACCGCTGGGTGTGCGCCGGCCTCGCCGTGCTCTGCTCCAGCCTGATCCTGGCCGGCAACGTGCAGCGCACGGGGCGCTTGTCGGACGAGTTGTACATGTCCGTGCTGCTGCCGCCCGCCGTGAGGCTGAGTCCCGACCACGGCGTGGACGAGTTCATGCGCGACGTGGAGGCGATGAAGGGCCCGCTCGACCGCAGCCGGGGGCGCAAGCCGGGCGACGACGAGATCAACAAGTGA
- a CDS encoding dihydrofolate reductase family protein: protein MSKLKVRSFSISLDGYGAGPNQSLQNPMGEGGGGLHQWFRGTRTFQRMLGDETKGTDGPDEDFAARGFENIGAWILGRNMFGPVRGAWPDDEWKGWWGDEPPYHVPVFVLTHHARAPLAMKGGTTFYFVTDGIEAALERAREAAAGKDVRLGGGVSTVRQYLQAGLVDEMHLAISPVLLGSGEALFAGIDLPELGFTCTEHVPTKAATHVVLSRG, encoded by the coding sequence ATGTCCAAACTGAAAGTCCGGAGCTTTTCCATTTCCCTCGACGGCTACGGCGCCGGCCCGAACCAGAGCCTGCAGAATCCGATGGGCGAAGGCGGCGGCGGATTGCACCAATGGTTCCGCGGCACGCGCACGTTCCAGCGCATGCTGGGCGACGAAACGAAGGGGACCGACGGCCCGGACGAGGACTTCGCCGCGCGCGGCTTCGAGAATATCGGCGCCTGGATCCTGGGCCGCAATATGTTCGGCCCGGTGCGCGGTGCGTGGCCCGACGACGAGTGGAAAGGCTGGTGGGGCGACGAACCGCCCTACCACGTCCCCGTGTTCGTGCTGACGCACCACGCCCGGGCCCCGCTCGCGATGAAGGGCGGCACGACGTTTTACTTCGTCACCGACGGCATCGAGGCGGCGCTCGAGCGCGCGCGCGAGGCGGCGGCCGGCAAGGACGTGCGCCTGGGCGGCGGCGTGTCGACCGTCCGCCAGTACCTGCAGGCCGGACTCGTCGACGAGATGCACCTGGCCATCTCGCCTGTGCTGCTGGGCTCAGGCGAGGCGCTGTTCGCCGGGATCGACCTGCCCGAACTCGGCTTCACCTGCACCGAGCACGTGCCAACCAAGGCGGCCACGCACGTGGTGCTGAGCCGGGGCTGA
- a CDS encoding sensor histidine kinase, with protein MADHPRMSFLRRNAVFVSAWILFWILMMLVAVQDFMRNDHSHAIWKPVLWEGSSALVISVLALVQLRWSHADDGLLGTPPRWFARQARWLLMYWIAFVPLAFGFRHAVYALVGETYRHDPVPQLFLYESMKITIFFGLFMAIRFGVQSYRALLDARLRAERSNTLLRQAQLQRLGQQMQPHFLFNALNTVSALIWTDPARADATLAQLADVLRETLALGDRHAAPLATELRLARGYADVMAERFADRVAIAWQVDDTLLDRDVPVMSLQPLLENVFKHTVERRRAPTRIDVYARRDGNALVLGVEDDAGRLAASERPGGIGLTNLRARIQALYGDAGRLDITARPQGGVRAELRLPC; from the coding sequence ATGGCCGATCATCCCCGCATGAGCTTCCTGCGCCGCAACGCCGTCTTCGTCTCCGCCTGGATCCTGTTCTGGATCCTGATGATGCTCGTCGCCGTGCAGGATTTCATGCGCAACGACCACAGCCATGCGATCTGGAAGCCGGTCCTGTGGGAAGGCTCGTCGGCGCTGGTCATCAGCGTGCTCGCCCTCGTGCAGTTGCGCTGGTCGCACGCGGACGACGGCCTGCTCGGCACGCCGCCGCGCTGGTTCGCGCGCCAGGCGCGCTGGCTGCTCATGTACTGGATCGCCTTCGTCCCCCTCGCCTTCGGCTTCCGCCATGCCGTGTATGCGCTGGTCGGCGAGACGTATCGCCACGATCCCGTGCCGCAGCTGTTCCTGTACGAATCGATGAAGATCACGATCTTCTTCGGCCTGTTCATGGCGATCCGCTTCGGCGTCCAGTCGTACCGCGCCCTGCTCGACGCGCGGCTGCGCGCGGAGCGCTCGAACACCCTGCTGCGCCAGGCCCAACTGCAGCGCCTGGGCCAGCAGATGCAGCCGCACTTCCTGTTCAACGCGCTGAACACGGTGTCGGCGCTGATCTGGACCGATCCGGCCCGCGCCGACGCCACGCTGGCGCAGCTCGCGGACGTCTTGCGCGAAACGCTGGCCCTGGGCGACCGCCACGCCGCGCCCCTCGCGACCGAACTGCGCCTCGCGCGCGGCTACGCGGACGTGATGGCCGAGCGTTTCGCCGACCGCGTCGCCATCGCCTGGCAGGTGGACGACACGCTGCTCGACCGCGACGTGCCCGTGATGAGCCTGCAGCCGCTGCTGGAAAACGTGTTCAAGCACACGGTCGAACGCCGGCGCGCGCCCACCCGCATCGACGTGTACGCCCGCCGCGACGGCAACGCGCTCGTGCTGGGCGTCGAGGACGATGCGGGCAGGCTGGCGGCGTCGGAGCGCCCCGGCGGCATCGGTTTGACGAACCTGCGTGCGCGCATCCAGGCGCTGTACGGCGACGCGGGCCGGCTGGACATCACGGCGCGGCCGCAGGGCGGCGTGCGCGCGGAACTGCGGCTGCCATGCTGA
- a CDS encoding LytR/AlgR family response regulator transcription factor, with the protein MRLLIVDDERPARAKLRHLLARQDGIAAVEEAADGIEALERIASFRPDALLLDIEMPELSGIELAASLPEPAPLVVFVTAYERYACQAFDADAIDYLLKPYDGERLGRALARLRKKLAARPDGHAAALPPAPLEQLLVSERGVTRVVRVADIQWIETADNYVVLHTAEGNPLLRQTLAGLVGRLGPGFVRCHRRAAVAVRWIEKIVALDKGDGELLLRGGARVPCSRQYRADVMARL; encoded by the coding sequence ATGCGTCTGCTGATCGTCGACGACGAGCGCCCCGCGCGCGCCAAGCTGCGCCACCTGCTCGCGCGGCAGGACGGCATCGCGGCCGTCGAGGAAGCGGCCGACGGCATCGAAGCGTTGGAACGCATCGCCAGCTTCCGGCCGGACGCGCTGCTGCTCGACATCGAGATGCCCGAGCTGTCCGGCATCGAACTGGCCGCGTCGCTGCCGGAACCGGCGCCGCTGGTCGTCTTCGTCACCGCCTATGAACGCTATGCGTGCCAGGCATTCGATGCCGACGCCATCGACTACCTGCTGAAACCCTACGATGGCGAACGCCTGGGTCGCGCGCTGGCTCGATTGCGGAAAAAGCTGGCGGCACGCCCCGACGGCCACGCCGCCGCCCTGCCGCCCGCGCCGCTGGAGCAATTGCTGGTGAGCGAACGCGGCGTCACGCGCGTCGTGCGCGTCGCGGACATCCAGTGGATCGAGACGGCCGACAACTATGTCGTGCTGCACACGGCCGAAGGCAACCCGCTGCTGCGCCAGACGCTCGCCGGCCTCGTCGGCCGGCTCGGTCCCGGCTTCGTGCGCTGCCACCGGCGCGCGGCCGTGGCGGTGCGCTGGATCGAAAAAATCGTCGCCCTGGACAAGGGCGACGGCGAGTTGCTGCTGCGCGGCGGCGCACGGGTGCCGTGCAGCCGCCAGTACCGCGCCGACGTGATGGCGCGCTTGTAG